tgctttttttttattttcctttttgccaaATATGGTAAGGATCTTTTCCGACGGAGGTGGATACACTGAGACATCAAATTCTTTTTGGCATTTTATGACCGCTCCGCAGGCCTTTTCGATTTCACGTACATTGTTTCCTGATTTACCAATTACAAAGCCGATTGCCCTATTGGGTAGGAGAAGACAGTAGGGGATTCTCATTTCTGTGGTTGTGCCACTAGGAGAGTAACTCATTGTTTcatccttttcattttcctcatCGTTGTAACTTCCGAAGGACCTATTGCTACTGACACTTTTATTTCGTGGCCTTTTAAATGCACCTTCCTCATCGCTGTGGTTGCTCATTTCGCCTTCGTTGTTGATATGCGTGTACGACCTCTTTTGCTTTATCATTTTGGATTTAAGAAGATGTGCGTAGGGGGGAGATAGAGAgggggagagagagagagggcACGAGAaagaggggggagaggaCAGGACAGAACAGACGCGCTGTGCCTACTAGCAGGAGTGCAAAGCGGCGCAGACTATCCTAAGAGAGAGCACTCGAGTGCGATTAACTTATACACTACTTTTCCTGGAGTGTGTGTTATCTCCGCTTACACTCGCGGGGCGGGGTAACACAAGAACGTTGGATAAAGAAGGACAGAAGGATCCACAGCTGGGCCCTTACAACACGGGATGGAATATGCTCAAATTTGCCGCTCACTTGCGCTAACCACTTGTAGGGATCCACACGGAGATGCTTACACTTGGGTAAATGCCGCCAGCCGTTTTCGTTCCTGAAGTATACCTACGAGCGCACGCGTTCTCCacgtgtgccttttttttttttctacacgtAAAAATAACTCCTTTATAACTTTGAAGATAAATCcctttgccaaaaaaaaaaaaaaaaatccttcaaGCACGCGCAAAAAGTGTGGAACCTCGTCGATGCAGTACAGAGTATGTGTGTGGTTGTACGGTAGTAGACTTATGTAGACTCGatcaaaaggggaatgacTTGACGATGTGTGAACGCAGCAGGCGAGCGCATCACACCACGAGTTATTCACACGGGTGCGTTCGCTGCAGGTATGAGTGATTGGCGTGGTTATACCCCTCTCCTttccgttcctttttttccttttttcctttttttttttttttttttcctccaaaatgTGGCTAACCGGTGGCTCGGTGAAACTGGGCTACAACGAATGAGAAAACTGAGATGAGGCTGGGAAAATCGAAGCTGGGGAAACGCGCGAGAGGTCGAAGTGGTGACAAAAGGGGGGCTAAGTAAAGACGTAGGGTGACTAAATAACGACGTAGGGTGAATAAGTAACGACGACGGGTGAATAAATAACGAAGTAGGAATGACTAAATAACGACGTAAGCATGACTAAATAACGACGTAAGCATGGCTACATAACGACGTAAGCATGGcgaaaaaataggaagatTAACGAACGTAGGAAACAAAAACTCCCTGAATTAAACCCCTAACGTGTAGAAAATACTTACAGaagaatattaaaaaaaaaaaaaaaaaatataatgtacacatatgtaagCAGCATTCATACGTACACGATTCCTCCGAGGCAATGGTACGTGCATTAAAATCCTCTCACCATGGGTTACGTACCTTTTCGCACGGCTTTAGCATGTGCGTGCAGAAAGCTCGTGGAGAAGGTGCGTGTGTTCTTCCTCagcttttaataaaattccgCGCGTACAATCGTGCAGTCAGCAAACTAACACATTTGTGCGCATGTACACGTATACGTATTATTGCGTATGTAATTTCACTTTTGTTCATTCGATTACGCTATAGGATTGACTTTACCTCCTACGAGCGCACCAATCCTTTATCTGATGTTTGTGCTCCTTCACGTTGAAACGGGCATCATTCACATGTGTACAGTATGAGTAACAAATGcgcttttctcctttgcctTACAAAACGCGCACCTCTCTCTCGGCTGCTCCTTCGCGCTCATCGaaaggctttttttttttttcctttttaattcgtCCCTATTGTGTGAACAAAGTTTTGCCTATTTCTTTGGGTGaatggtgaacaaaaatCTGCCGTTTGGATACACTGTAGTGAGCGTACATGTGCAGGAGTGTAAGTACATATACACGTGCACGCAAAGATAAgggccctttttttactgGGATGGAAGAGTTAAACTCAGAAATGGCGAAcggcaaaaaatgaacaagcaCAAGGAAGCGAGTGAACAGTACAAAGGAAATAGTACCTTTATATGTTTTGACTCGCGCGCGTAAAATTGGTTTTAacttattttctcctttttttccgttcacGCTTTATGCGTTAAAAAGTGAGAGGCAGATATATAATTGCGCATAAACAGGTGAGAAGGTACCAAGGGGTCAGCTATGCTATGATGgaggatgtaaaaaaaagaaaaaaaaagaaaaagtaaaagaaaaagaaagaaaaagaaaaagaaaaaaatacaaaaagaaaaagaaagaaaaagaaaaaaatacaaaaagtaaaagtaaacgaaaaagaaaaaaaaaaaactctttttTTGCGAGATGATCAAGTTTTTTCCGGGAGgcgcaaaaatgaagtgatttttttatgcataaaagtgggcaaaaaaaataaacaaaaaaaaaatgtatatatgtaagaTATCGAAGTAAACAGGtttgtgaatatataaactCCTTCGCATGAAAAGATGCATTTGCTTGCGCGTGGCGTATTTTTTCGATGGTATTAAACTGCGTTCAAAAAGTTCAACTTGTACTTTTTAACCGCTTAACGGATTAACCGCTTAACGGATTAACCGCTTAACGTATTAACCGCTTAACGTATTAACACGCATTTAAACTATTTCATTTTCGCGCGAAAGCCTCCTCTCTATAACTTACATGTAAACgtgcgttaaaaaaatagaatacTTACGTGTTGCGTTATTTTgccttattttgctttattttgctttattttttgccttttgttttttctgccGCGCCTTcggttacttttttttcctccaaaaatTCGCGCCATGCTGAAGTGCGCATGTTgaactaaaaaaatggaatgggGGGGTCGAAAGCGCATACGGCACATGCGCATACGAAAATGGACATAGCTGGACAAGCGAATTATATTATNNNNNNNNNNNNNNNNNNNNNNNNNNNNNNNNNNNNNNNNNNNNNNNNNNATAATCCGCTTAGCTTAGTCAgctgcttcatttttacgcGCGTTCCGCATACGTCACTTCCCTTCACCTTTTGGCGGGGCGGGCGCTCCTAGCCCCGCGAGCCGCAAGCGCATCTACAtacaatatattatgtatagAATACTTGTACGTACTACTTTTTTACGTAGCATACTTATGTATTAATGGCGTATTCATATGTACGTACCCCACTGTGCATACAGCTCCAGCAGCGAGATGCATTGTTATGTATTGTACCGCGGGGCATACGAATCCGATGCAAAGTGCCTCGCCGTGTACCATAGCTCGCCCCgagcttcttccttttttttgctaacagTTTTGTGGGACCCCCAACGTGAAGTGTATACATCATTTATCTCTTAGGAAAAAAACCTacttatacatttttttttttatacatttatgaTCTGCCCAGGTAGGCGCAACATCTACCCATTGCCTTCTTCACGTTACCAATGGGGGGAATATACATCCACGTGCtcctaatatttttacttgcTCCATACGTCTATATTTAACATAGCGTACATTTTGTACTACTTCATACTGCCGTTCGCGTGATTAAGCAGCGAGACGTAACTTCTCCTTGGCTGTCCCCGTTTGTCGTgaataatcaaaaaaataaaatataaaaaaattattttttaaagcgaatttttttggggagaGAGCAAAGTGGAAGGAGGGGTCGTTGCAGTGGTTGCTGGGaaggagataaaaataaaattaccatgtggatagaaaaaaatagaaacaaaaaatgttaaaaggatgaacagaacaaaattttaaaaaagatgagGAGAACATTTTATGAAACGGGATTGGCAGGATGATCCCAACGAAGGCagccaaaagaaaaattaaaataaatgcatactTAATAAAGAGCTTCTTTAAATTATGAGCGAATAAACTTAACTAATGTAATTTTAAAGGGGGTGAGGGTGAGGTGGACTACCATTTCTAAGTGTAGGATAACTGGTCTAATTGATCTTTGGGCAGCTAAACAATCCAACCACGTATAAATCGGTTTGCGCTTTGTTTGACAAGGGCCAAATGAACGTGTGACCCGAACGGTTGGGCTTCTCAACCGTGTTTACTTTCTTTAAAGTGATTAAACATGGTATGCTATAGCATGTGCCCAATTCTGTTTGTAAGGGACATCCACCCTCCACTCCCCCTATGTAGATGCGGCACagttgaataaaaaagaacacccGATTGGGTGGTGCACTATATAGTTGTGCAGGTACCACAGGTGTGTActattcttcttttcctttttgttgaaCCTCCCTGGAGGTAAATATGGGGCATCTCCACCGTTTAGCGACACGGGCGCGTCCTATTTTTcgcgaaaaagggaatttaATTAAGTAAATTAAATCAAGCCAAGGCTTCACGTCTGTCGTTCAAAACGAAGCATGGCTCCACTGATTGGGTGCTAAACACAAGTTGGCAATTAAACCTGCCCGAATTTAAGCCCGTACACAGTTGTGGCTCTCCCCTCTCTGGATTGGCAAAACAGTATTGGACACGTGGCTGTTTCGtctgttcccttttttttttttgcgctccTCTAGGACAGTTCCCTGTTGTATTTGTTAACCGTCTGACGTAATATATTCATGAACTTCACATCAGCCTTGTAGTCGTATGTCTTTTTGAGGGCCTCTTGCGGTGGCGTATCCAGGGGATTTTCCTCCACATCGTCAAATTCGTCCTCTTTATTCGTCTTGGAGGGCCACGGAATGACAATTCCGGACTTTTTCGATATGCGTATAACCTGATTGTCATCCGTGTATCTAATGCACACCTTGGTGTTTGTCTTCAAAAAATCATCAATCAGTTGGACATTCGAataatggatttttttttcaatataaacaaatttattatcGAGATAGATTTTTCTCAAATTACATCCTTTTACCTTAACCATGTTCCGAAATTTATCACAACTTAGTACCTCCCCTATTTTGCCCTTATCCTTTCCCGATATCACCTTCACTTCGTCCCCTTTGTTAATTTTCCATAGCTTAATGATGTTTCTGGGTTTGATAATTTTATGGTTTCTTACTTGTACATTTTGCAGAAAGGGGCAGTTCATCCGGTTAAGGAGAAGTTCGCTGACCTTGCTCGAAAAGTTGTGGCAaagcatttttcattttttcacttgacGCGGTTTCAACGAATgaaatttgcaaaagagGGGGCGAAGAGGCTACAAACATGTATACCTGTGGTGCTTATGGCATACTCTTTATCATTATACGCACTAAGCAACACACTGTTCGATTTGTTCCCTTGTGCGCATCCTGTTCGCCTCTTACGTTTAGCtaactaaatttttttttttttggtcataattttttttgaaaattctgCTAAAAACgcctgaacgggtcaggcAATTTTCAGCGACGTGGCTAGAAACTCGGGAAATGTGGCCCGAAGTGGCGTAAAAAACGAGTAAACTTATGCATAAGGAAGTTCCtccaaatgtgcaaaaatatagaaCAGTTTGAGTACCCCCTTGCAGGCATGACGCTCAAGCATGCCAAATCgcattttgaaatattttcgcaaaaaaaaaacatccagTCCAGCCAAATGAAGCACTGGTAATGTAATGCCAAAGCTATTGTGGAAGAAATGGATAAATTGAAAAATCTGCTTTTCGTGAAAAACGGGAACTTTTCGGTAATTTTAAATTGGgagagaagaagaggagATAGATTTTCACTGCCACTGTGCATGAGCGGAGAGTGCTCCGGAGAAGCGCACGTGCAGCTTTCCATGATGAGCTGCCCCTGTGCGTGCGCAGAAATGTGCTTACATATGTGGACACACTAACACGTGTGAATCTTAATCTAACCCACACGCCCCCACTTCAGAACGCGCAGATCAAGCTGCTGGCCTTCACATCGCTCAGCATGCTGGTGCTAATGGTGACCGGCGACGGCCTCCAGACCCCCCTGGGCTACATCCAAAACGTCAAGCGGGACCTGCGAAAAGAGGCGCAAGAGTCGGAGGAATCGATGGAAAAGAAGCTGCTCAACGAATTGGGATACACCACGTAAGTTGAAAAGGGCTCGCCGCTTATTCTGTGTGGCGACTGTTCCCACATTTTGTTGcgtttgttccattttgttgcgtTTGTCCTATTTGGTTTCGTTTGTCCCATTTGGTTGCGTTTGTCCCATTTGGTTgcgttttcccccctttaagCTACCACGAATGGAAGAAGGCTGGTATCATTCCGTCGGACGATGAAAAGAAGTGAACACCCAAGTGGGGTCCGCAGTTGGTCTCGTGCACACGCCCCGTTTGAGAGGGCTGCCACCAACTGCTTCTCTAAGATTAACCCCATTCGATTTTGTCTTCATTTGTTCCTGCTAAGTGTCAACATTGCgtgagcaaaaaggaagaaaaaaaaaaaaaatagtacaCTCTCTTTTTAAGGAGGTTTATCCTCACGCACAATGCATAGCAGCTCAACttggaggaaagaaaatacCATTTGGTCAGGTTCGAGGGAAAATGAGCACAGTTGTAAAGAGGACTAGACAGCATGTGCGGcgagttaattttttttttttaatacttCTTCACCCGTAGAGGAGCATACCCATTGGGGGATTTCCTCGTTCTGTTTTGTGGCAAGAACACGGGAATATCGGCAACACTGCTGTTTGTTCcattgtgtttttttttttttacccacctCGAGACCGTACCGACTGTCCCACTTTATGAGCCCAATTATAGCTGCCCTATCTCATTACCACTTCTGTGAAGGGCATCAAACCTGCCTGCGTGGCTGCCCGTGTAACTCCTCCTAACATACAAATGTATGCAAAAAGGTGTAGCAGCTTTTTGGACGCCGTGCCGACGTTCCTACACAAGGCGGCATCCCGCAGCAGCTTCAGCTCCATTGTTGTGAAGAAGCCACGGGGAAAGCCACTGAACATTGACACGGTGAGGAGGAACAACAGAAGGGGAGAGAAATGTGGAGACGAGACAAGAAGTATATATCATCACCACAAAAAAGAGCAGCTTCATGGGAATGACCAAGTGgaggaaagaaacaaaaagcaAACAATAACCAAGCTGTGCAAACTGTTAAGTGATAATTTGAagaatggaaaatatgataTGTACGAGAAGAACCTAAGTTATGGATTATCTGTGGCAGAAAACCCAATCGAATTATCCCAACTGATTAACTCAATCAGTAAAGGGAGGTACTACAGTAAGGGGGTGATCCACATTTACACAAAACTGGTAGACAAAGCCTCGGAGATCTTCGAAAATATCCCCGTGATGAGCATAAGCTTAATTTTGAATAGCATGCTGAAGTTGGACATATATAATGAGaagtttttgtttttatttttcaaaaatgtgcagcAAATTTTGGACGAATGTAATGCGGTCGACTTGACTATcctgtttcatttttacgtcAACGGAATGGGACGGCTTGTCGGAAGTACTAGTCCTTACTGGGTTATGCCACCTCTCGGAGGCAACTCCCCTGATGCGCAAAGTCAAGTGCTGCTAAACTCATTTTTGAGAAGGCTACACAACGTGGTGCCTTCCTTGCAGATGCACGGCATTTCGTCCGTACTGCGATGTGTTAAGAAATtggtgatgatgatgatggtgGGAGAGGCGAAGGGGGGAGAGACGAAGGGGGGAGAACCCAATGGGGGTAGACGGTTAGACGATATGGAGGCTGTTCACCATGGGAAGAATCATTCGTGTGAGTTTTTCCCCTACGGCAAAGCTAATCGGAATGGCCATCAAAATTGTGAATCAAATTTGGAGCTAATTACACAGATAAACTCACGTCTGAGAAATaacttttacgaaaaaatggcacaagcGAATACGCAGCAGTTATGCAACATTTTAGAAGAcctgcaattttttgatcTCATCGATAATGACTGTTACTATGACGTATTGAACAGATTAAAGGAGTCCTTACAACGAGCGAAGGAACTCAAAGACCTCGACTATGTGAATGTCCTAAATACTATAAAGAGTAGGAACATAAAGAATAACAATTTGTTGCCTTtgtgttatttttcctttttgtttgacTCACTGAAGATGGAGgacttttctcattttcattATGACCGTGTTGccgagctagccaaaatattattttattttaaaaaggtttatCATGTTAACTTttgtatgaacaaaatggaattatttttggaTAAAAATGATCCCAATTTGATAGAGTCCACGTCCACTATGATTTATTTGTTGGATGAGTTTTGTACAATTGGTAGGTGCACTGCGGCGGGGGGGGCCTTGAGGGGTAAATTGTTTTCCTGCGTTGTGCACCGCGTCTTGGGGGGTGCGGCGGGCACGCTGGGCGGCACCACCGGTGGTAGCGGCGTGAGCAGCAGTGCTACCCTTGGTAGTGGCGTGAGCAGCAGTGCGACCTGTAGTAGCCGCTTGAGCGGAAGTGCCACCTGTAATAGCCGCTTGAACGGAAGTGCCACCTGTAGTAGCCGCTTGAACGGAAGTGCTATGAACCCACATGGAGGTCACGCCCTAACCCTGGAGGAATCGCTCCTCTTGACCAAAGCAGCGGAAGGGCTTATTAGCAccaaaaaagaggaacacCCCAGCATATCTGACCACGTGAAAAGGAGAgacttcttcctcatcaatTGTGATGAAAAAGTTTGTATCCAATTTGAACAGCTGGATAGGTATGTCCAAAATGtcttgtacaaaattttggttCTAGGTAAAGTTAGATATAGAGatgtctccctttttttgcaccttcTAAAATGCTGCTTGCTGTGCTCATTACACTTTTCCCTTAAGGATATTTTACTCCTACTGAGAGGGCTACAACATTGTCTgtacttttttacaaaggaaaattatatcCTTTTGGAGAAtgtattaaattatttaagcGCCCTTACAGTGTTGCAGTGTCGGTTGGTGGTaaggaggaaggaggagTGCAGGCGATACCGGGACGATATGGATAAACTTCTGAACCGTTCAGGCAGTTTGTTTAGAAGTGAAAATGTCATAAGGGAGGTGGTGGTTAACCAAATGGGGTACAACGAGTTGAGCGAGGTGTATAGGAAGATCGACCGTGTGATGGAGACGAATTGGGCATACCTGAGTGACCTCACTTCGATAGAAAGGTTGAGTGGGAGAAGTGACGAGGGGGATAACGCCTCACATGGGATTGCTTTTCAAGACGAAGGGGGAGGTATCCTCTCCAATAATAGgcgaacaaaaatatgcgcATCAAATTGCTGCTCCTTGTTGTGCTATTTCCAAAGGTTAAATTACGTGAATAAGGGAGTCGTTCGAGTCGTCTTGTCGAACTTATACGACCATGTGCATGCGTTGAAGAATGAGCAAATTCTCAAGTTGGTGAAGGGACTTAGCATTATCCGAAATGTCGACACGGAGTTCACTTCGTTCAATTCagtttttaaacaaattttacttCGGTTCGTGTCGTCTCACAAGGAGGGGACGAAGAGTGCAGAGCTGAAGATAGACGAAACGATCAAGTTGATGTACCTAGTGAGTAAGCTCTCCATAAATATGGACCACAGGAATGCCCTCAtaaggaaatatattttggtttttttgGAGAGTCAGTTGGGGGAGCACACCGTGGGCCTTCCTCAGCTGGAGCTGTTGATGAagagttttaaaaatatgtatccTTACCGGTACGTGTGTTTGGTGGAATGGTGCTTGCGAGGGGTCAGCCAGGCGGCCCGGGGGGAGGCACCAATCGAACAGCAACACAACGGATCGCGCGAAGCATCGTGCAACCGATTGGGTGACGGATCACGTGAAGGAGCGCCGCGACCCCCACTGCCGCTGCCCTTCCTGAAGAATTACTTCTCCGTCATGCCGCTGCTAATAAACCCAGCTACCAACATCCACTGCGGCGTGAACGACCTGTACATGCGCACAAGTATGGAGCTCTTCGACCAACTGTACGAGCAGATCAAATCTGATGAAAGACTCAAAGAGGAGTTCATCCCCGTGCTGATAACTTTTGTTAATTTATCCTTCCGTGACATTCCCTTTGTGGAGAGGTATCCCAATTTGATGAGTGACATTTTCGAGATGAAGCAGTTGATTCCGACGAagcagtttttcttttttttattgaatgTGAAGTTTTTTGGGACACAGAAGGGTCGCGCCGAGGTGGATGCGCTGCTGCACAAGGTTGGCAGCCTTGTTGAGGGCCACATGGGGGAGTCGTCACGATCGAAAGAGGCAGCGTCACCATTAGAACGCACACCCACCCCGTTAACGCGAGCGCCCTCCTCGCTGCACGACTTCACCTTTGACAGAAAGAAGCTCGTCCTCCTGGACACGGAAGAAGATAACG
The window above is part of the Plasmodium cynomolgi strain B DNA, chromosome 11, whole genome shotgun sequence genome. Proteins encoded here:
- a CDS encoding 50S ribosomal subunit L24 (putative); translation: VKGCNLRKIYLDNKFVYIEKKIHYSNVQLIDDFLKTNTKVCIRYTDDNQVIRISKKSGIVIPWPSKTNKEDEFDDVEENPLDTPPQEALKKTYDYKADVKFMNILRQTVNKYNRELS
- a CDS encoding hypothetical protein (putative) is translated as MDKLKNLLFVKNGNFSNAQIKLLAFTSLSMLVLMVTGDGLQTPLGYIQNVKRDLRKEAQESEESMEKKLLNELGYTTYHEWKKAGIIPSDDEKK
- a CDS encoding hypothetical protein (putative), which translates into the protein MYAKRCSSFLDAVPTFLHKAASRSSFSSIVVKKPRGKPLNIDTVRRNNRRGEKCGDETRSIYHHHKKEQLHGNDQVEERNKKQTITKLCKLLSDNLKNGKYDMYEKNLSYGLSVAENPIELSQLINSISKGRYYSKGVIHIYTKLVDKASEIFENIPVMSISLILNSMLKLDIYNEKFLFLFFKNVQQILDECNAVDLTILFHFYVNGMGRLVGSTSPYWVMPPLGGNSPDAQSQVLLNSFLRRLHNVVPSLQMHGISSVLRCVKKLVMMMMVGEAKGGETKGGEPNGGRRLDDMEAVHHGKNHSCEFFPYGKANRNGHQNCESNLELITQINSRLRNNFYEKMAQANTQQLCNILEDLQFFDLIDNDCYYDVLNRLKESLQRAKELKDLDYVNVLNTIKSRNIKNNNLLPLCYFSFLFDSLKMEDFSHFHYDRVAELAKILFYFKKVYHVNFCMNKMELFLDKNDPNLIESTSTMIYLLDEFCTIGRCTAAGGALRGKLFSCVVHRVLGGAAGTLGGTTGGSGVSSSATLGSGVSSSATCSSRLSGSATCNSRLNGSATCSSRLNGSAMNPHGGHALTLEESLLLTKAAEGLISTKKEEHPSISDHVKRRDFFLINCDEKVCIQFEQLDRYVQNVLYKILVLGKVRYRDVSLFLHLLKCCLLCSLHFSLKDILLLLRGLQHCLYFFTKENYILLENVLNYLSALTVLQCRLVVRRKEECRRYRDDMDKLLNRSGSLFRSENVIREVVVNQMGYNELSEVYRKIDRVMETNWAYLSDLTSIERLSGRSDEGDNASHGIAFQDEGGGILSNNRRTKICASNCCSLLCYFQRLNYVNKGVVRVVLSNLYDHVHALKNEQILKLVKGLSIIRNVDTEFTSFNSVFKQILLRFVSSHKEGTKSAELKIDETIKLMYLVSKLSINMDHRNALIRKYILVFLESQLGEHTVGLPQLELLMKSFKNMYPYRYVCLVEWCLRGVSQAARGEAPIEQQHNGSREASCNRLGDGSREGAPRPPLPLPFLKNYFSVMPLLINPATNIHCGVNDLYMRTSMELFDQLYEQIKSDERLKEEFIPVLITFVNLSFRDIPFVERYPNLMSDIFEMKQLIPTKQFFFFLLNVKFFGTQKGRAEVDALLHKVGSLVEGHMGESSRSKEAASPLERTPTPLTRAPSSLHDFTFDRKKLVLLDTEEDNEMEIISREYNHIDTAEVHTRGEGTTEKKGLHRADCHDHDDLVKERTKRSNADHLEFEIILKKYAYCQNSQKDKIEITKNVKIFSFDAKYVDLKKKIIFEFLEEDNYFKEVDDASIELLPFVYLRLFFWRKLNYNLVIMPFYEWHMCYGRLERVKAIFQKLLNVARDADSYLLETGKSRAFASVGRYE